From the unidentified bacterial endosymbiont genome, one window contains:
- the atpD gene encoding F0F1 ATP synthase subunit beta, which yields MATGKIVQVIGAVVDVEFPQDAVPRVYDALEVQNGNESLVLEVQQQLGGGIVRTIAMGSSDGLRRGLEVKDLEHPIEVPVGKATLGRIMNVLGQPIDMKGDIGEEERWAIHRAAPSYEELSSSQELLETGIKVIDLMCPFAKGGKVGLFGGAGVGKTVNMMELIRNIAIEHSGYSVFAGVGERTREGNDFYHEMTDSNVLDKVSLVYGQMNEPPGNRLRVALTGLTMAEKFRDEGRDVLLFVDNIYRYTLAGTEVSALLGRMPSAVGYQPTLAEEMGVLQERITSTKTGSITSVQAVYVPADDLTDPSPATTFAHLDATVVLSRQIASLGIYPAVDPLDSTSRQLDPLVVGQEHYDTARGVQSLLQRYQELKDIIAILGMDELSEEDKLVVARARKIQRFLSQPFFVAEVFTGSPGKYVSLKDTIRGFKGIMEGEYDHLPEQAFYMVGSIDEAVEKAKKL from the coding sequence ATGGCTACTGGAAAAATTGTCCAGGTAATCGGCGCCGTGGTTGACGTCGAATTCCCTCAGGATGCCGTACCGCGCGTGTACGATGCTCTTGAGGTACAAAATGGTAACGAGAGCCTGGTGCTGGAAGTTCAGCAGCAGCTCGGTGGTGGTATTGTGCGTACCATCGCAATGGGTTCTTCTGACGGTCTGCGTCGTGGTCTGGAAGTTAAAGATCTTGAGCACCCGATCGAAGTCCCGGTAGGTAAAGCGACACTGGGTCGCATCATGAACGTATTGGGTCAACCCATCGACATGAAAGGCGACATCGGTGAAGAAGAGCGTTGGGCTATCCACCGCGCAGCACCTTCCTACGAAGAGCTGTCCAGCTCTCAGGAACTGCTGGAAACCGGTATCAAAGTAATCGACCTGATGTGTCCGTTTGCGAAGGGCGGTAAAGTCGGTCTGTTCGGTGGTGCGGGTGTAGGTAAAACCGTAAACATGATGGAGCTTATTCGTAACATCGCGATCGAACACTCCGGTTACTCCGTGTTTGCAGGTGTTGGTGAGCGTACTCGTGAGGGTAACGACTTCTACCACGAAATGACTGACTCCAACGTTCTGGATAAAGTTTCCCTGGTTTATGGCCAGATGAACGAGCCGCCAGGAAACCGTCTGCGCGTAGCGCTGACTGGCCTGACCATGGCTGAGAAGTTCCGTGACGAAGGCCGTGACGTTCTGCTGTTCGTTGATAACATCTATCGTTACACCCTGGCCGGTACTGAAGTTTCAGCACTGCTGGGTCGTATGCCTTCAGCGGTAGGTTATCAGCCTACGCTGGCGGAAGAGATGGGTGTACTTCAGGAACGTATCACTTCGACCAAAACCGGTTCTATCACCTCCGTTCAGGCAGTATACGTACCTGCGGATGACTTGACTGACCCCTCTCCTGCCACCACCTTTGCTCACTTAGATGCAACCGTGGTACTGAGCCGTCAGATCGCGTCTCTGGGTATCTACCCGGCCGTTGACCCGCTGGACTCCACCAGCCGTCAGCTGGATCCACTGGTCGTGGGTCAGGAACATTACGACACTGCGCGTGGCGTACAGTCCCTGCTGCAGCGTTACCAGGAACTGAAAGACATCATCGCTATCCTGGGTATGGATGAGTTGTCTGAAGAAGATAAACTGGTGGTAGCACGCGCGCGTAAGATCCAGCGCTTCCTGTCCCAGCCGTTCTTCGTTGCGGAAGTATTCACCGGTTCTCCGGGTAAATACGTCTCCCTGAAAGACACCATCCGTGGCTTTAAAGGCATCATGGAAGGCGAATACGATCACCTGCCAGAGCAGGCGTTCTACATGGTTGGTTCCATCGACGAAGCCGTGGAAAAAGCCAAAAAACTTTAA
- the atpG gene encoding F0F1 ATP synthase subunit gamma gives MAGAKEIRSKIASVQNTQKITKAMEMVAASKMRKSQDRMASSRPYAETMRKVIGHLANGNLEYKHPYLEERDVKRVGYLVVSTDRGLCGGLNINLFKKLLADMKAWSEKGVQCDIAMIGSKGVSFFNSVGGNIVAQVTGMGDNPSLSELIGPVKVMLQAYDEGRLDRLYVVSNKFINTMSQVPTLTQMLPLPASEDEELKQKAWDYLYEPDPKALLDTLLRRYVESQVYQGVVENLASEQAARMVAMKAATDNGGSLIKELQLVYNKARQASITQELTEIVGGASAV, from the coding sequence ATGGCCGGCGCAAAAGAGATACGTAGTAAGATCGCAAGCGTCCAGAACACGCAGAAGATCACTAAAGCGATGGAGATGGTCGCCGCTTCCAAAATGCGTAAATCGCAGGATCGCATGGCGTCCAGCCGTCCTTATGCAGAAACCATGCGCAAAGTGATTGGTCACCTTGCAAACGGTAATCTGGAATACAAGCACCCATACCTGGAAGAACGCGACGTTAAGCGCGTGGGCTACCTGGTGGTGTCGACCGACCGTGGTCTGTGTGGCGGCTTGAACATTAACTTGTTCAAAAAACTGCTGGCGGATATGAAAGCATGGTCCGAAAAAGGCGTTCAGTGCGATATCGCAATGATCGGCTCTAAGGGCGTCTCTTTCTTTAACTCCGTTGGCGGCAACATTGTCGCTCAGGTGACCGGTATGGGTGATAATCCATCCCTGTCCGAACTGATCGGTCCGGTTAAAGTGATGTTGCAGGCCTATGATGAAGGCCGTCTGGACAGACTGTACGTTGTCAGCAACAAATTTATTAACACCATGTCTCAGGTGCCAACGCTCACTCAGATGCTGCCTTTACCGGCATCAGAAGATGAAGAGCTTAAGCAAAAAGCCTGGGATTACCTGTATGAACCCGATCCGAAAGCGCTGCTGGATACCCTGCTGCGTCGTTACGTTGAATCACAGGTTTATCAGGGCGTGGTAGAAAACCTGGCCAGCGAGCAGGCCGCACGTATGGTGGCGATGAAAGCCGCGACCGACAATGGCGGCAGCCTGATTAAAGAGCTGCAGTTGGTATACAACAAAGCTCGTCAGGCCAGCATTACTCAGGAACTCACCGAGATCGTCGGTGGTGCATCCGCGGTATAA
- a CDS encoding F0F1 ATP synthase subunit epsilon produces the protein MAMTYHLDVVSAEQQMFSGLVEKIQVTGSEGELGIFPGHAPLLTAIKPGMIRIVKQFGHEEFIYLSGGILEVQPGSVTVLADTAIRGQDLDEARALESKRKAEEHISSSHGDVDYAQASAELAKAIAKLRVIELTKKAM, from the coding sequence ATGGCAATGACTTACCACCTGGACGTCGTCAGCGCAGAGCAACAAATGTTCTCTGGTCTGGTCGAGAAAATCCAGGTAACGGGTAGTGAAGGTGAACTGGGTATTTTCCCGGGTCACGCGCCGCTGCTCACCGCCATTAAGCCTGGTATGATCCGCATCGTTAAACAGTTCGGTCATGAAGAGTTTATCTATCTGTCCGGCGGCATTCTTGAAGTGCAGCCTGGTAGTGTGACCGTTCTGGCTGATACTGCAATTCGCGGCCAGGATCTCGACGAAGCGCGAGCCCTGGAATCGAAGCGCAAAGCCGAAGAGCATATTAGTAGCTCTCATGGCGACGTGGATTACGCTCAGGCGTCTGCGGAGCTGGCCAAGGCGATCGCGAAACTGCGCGTTATCGAGTTGACCAAAAAAGCGATGTAA